Proteins from a single region of Nerophis ophidion isolate RoL-2023_Sa linkage group LG08, RoL_Noph_v1.0, whole genome shotgun sequence:
- the LOC133557091 gene encoding uncharacterized protein LOC133557091, whose product YMLPLGDIIRKYGVSFHCYADDTQLYMPLKPTNTPDCSQLEACLNEIKQWMSANFLQLNAKKTEMLIIGPARHRLLFNNTTLTFDNQTIKQGDTVKNLGIIFDPTLSFEAHIKSVTKTAFFHLRNIAKIRSILSTKDAEIIIHAFVTSRLDYCNVLFSGPPMSSIKRLQLVQNAAARLLTRTRKFDHITPVLAHLHWLPVHLRCDFKVLLLTYKILHGLAPSYLADCIVPYVPARNLRSKDSGLLVIPKAQKKSAGYRAFSVRAPVLWNALPVTVRDATSVEAFKSHLKTHLYTLAFK is encoded by the coding sequence tacatgctgccgctaggtgacatcatacgcaaatacggtgttagctttcactgttatgctgatgacacccaactctacatgcccctaaagccgaccaacacgccggattgtagtcagctggaggcgtgtcttaatgaaattaaacaatggatgtccgctaactttttgcaactcaacgccaaaaaaacggaaatgctgattatcggtcctgctagacaccgacttctatttaataatacaactctaacatttgacaaccaaacaattaaacaaggcgacacggtaaagaatctgggtattatcttcgacccaactctctcctttgaggcacacattaaaagcgttactaaaacggccttctttcatctccgtaatatcgctaaaattcgctccattctgtccactaaagacgctgagatcattatccatgcgtttgttacgtctcgcctcgactactgtaacgtattattttcgggtccccccatgtctagcattaaaagattacagttggtacaaaatgcggctgctagacttttgacaagaacaagaaagtttgatcacattacgcctgtactggctcacctgcactggcttcctgtgcacttaagatgtgactttaaggttttactacttacgtataaaatactacacggtctagctccatcctatcttgccgattgtattgtaccatatgtcccggcaagaaatctgcgttcaaaggactccggcttattagtgattcccaaagcccaaaaaaagtctgcgggctatagagcgttttccgttcgggctccagtactctggaatgccctcccggtaacagttcgagatgccacctcagtagaagcatttaagtctcaccttaaaactcatttgtatactctagcctttaaatag